One window from the genome of Vidua chalybeata isolate OUT-0048 chromosome 3, bVidCha1 merged haplotype, whole genome shotgun sequence encodes:
- the LOC128785808 gene encoding uncharacterized protein LOC128785808 isoform X2 — MAGRSPGNSGGAAAGDAGRSRYPAIQPARLTTSTQWRLPIRSRRGCHATYLGGGLAQPAVTGAMPKRKLPAPLRARGALRAGSGRAALPPRRRWRRRRVCSALRPAAGSVHCSSAGPRPESGGSGSQRGHPAPAPLNTAGQVRLFLIPSSSHKSTVCGRRAPAAARPAPESPPIALPSRSLSLFPSRFKLSPRRKQHSGAARPAFHRAGGAAAAGTLKTKRRTVTFHTVPFPPRAE; from the exons ATGGCAGGGAGAAGCCCAGGCAATTCTGGCGGGGCAGCGGCTGGCGATGCAGGACGCAGCAGGTacccagccatccagccagcCCGCCTTAC CACATCTACACAGTGGCGTTTACCTATTCGCTCGCGCCGTGGCTGCCACGCAACCTATCTGGGCGGCGGGCTGGCACAGCCCGCGGTCACCGGAGCGATGCCGAAGAGGAAACTCCCGGCCCCTCTTCGGGCGAGGGGCGCGCTGCGGGCCGGCTCCGGGCGGGCAGCTCTCCCTCCtcggcggcggtggcggcggcggcgggtgTGCTCCGCTCTGCGGCCAGCGGCGGGCAGCGTCCATTGCAGCTCGGCGGGTCCGCGTCCGGAGTCCGGGGGCTCCGGCAGCCAGCGGGGGCACCCGGCCCCCGCTCCCCTAAACACCGCTGGCCAGGTGCGTTTATTTCTCATCCCGTCCTCTTCCCACAAATCCACCGTCTGCGGCCGCcgagccccagcagcagcccggCCAGCCCCCGAGTCACCACCGATCGCTCTCCCctctcgctctctctctctctttccctctcgTTTCAAGCTCTCCCCGAGGAGGAAACAGCACAGCGGGGCCGCTCGTCCTGCATTTCACCGCGCGGgaggcgccgccgccgccggaaCGCTTAAAACAAAGCGGAGAACAGTCACTTTCCACActgttcccttccctccccgCGCCGAGTAA
- the LOC128785808 gene encoding uncharacterized protein LOC128785808 isoform X1 — translation MEGTGPGWLVPSSHKDHKMLPALTSDTSKEFCNNRRGNKASQSSSFTDRKNSTSTQWRLPIRSRRGCHATYLGGGLAQPAVTGAMPKRKLPAPLRARGALRAGSGRAALPPRRRWRRRRVCSALRPAAGSVHCSSAGPRPESGGSGSQRGHPAPAPLNTAGQVRLFLIPSSSHKSTVCGRRAPAAARPAPESPPIALPSRSLSLFPSRFKLSPRRKQHSGAARPAFHRAGGAAAAGTLKTKRRTVTFHTVPFPPRAE, via the exons ATGGAGGGAACGGGGCCTGGGTGGCTTGTGCCTTCCTCCCACAAAGATCACAAAATGCTCCCGGCGCTTACTTCCGACACATCCAAGGAGTTCTGCAACAACAGAAGGGGAAACAAGGCTTCACAGTCCTCATCTTTCACTGACAGGAAAAACAG CACATCTACACAGTGGCGTTTACCTATTCGCTCGCGCCGTGGCTGCCACGCAACCTATCTGGGCGGCGGGCTGGCACAGCCCGCGGTCACCGGAGCGATGCCGAAGAGGAAACTCCCGGCCCCTCTTCGGGCGAGGGGCGCGCTGCGGGCCGGCTCCGGGCGGGCAGCTCTCCCTCCtcggcggcggtggcggcggcggcgggtgTGCTCCGCTCTGCGGCCAGCGGCGGGCAGCGTCCATTGCAGCTCGGCGGGTCCGCGTCCGGAGTCCGGGGGCTCCGGCAGCCAGCGGGGGCACCCGGCCCCCGCTCCCCTAAACACCGCTGGCCAGGTGCGTTTATTTCTCATCCCGTCCTCTTCCCACAAATCCACCGTCTGCGGCCGCcgagccccagcagcagcccggCCAGCCCCCGAGTCACCACCGATCGCTCTCCCctctcgctctctctctctctttccctctcgTTTCAAGCTCTCCCCGAGGAGGAAACAGCACAGCGGGGCCGCTCGTCCTGCATTTCACCGCGCGGgaggcgccgccgccgccggaaCGCTTAAAACAAAGCGGAGAACAGTCACTTTCCACActgttcccttccctccccgCGCCGAGTAA
- the LOC128785808 gene encoding uncharacterized protein LOC128785808 isoform X3: MAGRSPGNSGGAAAGDAGRSSTSTQWRLPIRSRRGCHATYLGGGLAQPAVTGAMPKRKLPAPLRARGALRAGSGRAALPPRRRWRRRRVCSALRPAAGSVHCSSAGPRPESGGSGSQRGHPAPAPLNTAGQVRLFLIPSSSHKSTVCGRRAPAAARPAPESPPIALPSRSLSLFPSRFKLSPRRKQHSGAARPAFHRAGGAAAAGTLKTKRRTVTFHTVPFPPRAE, encoded by the exons ATGGCAGGGAGAAGCCCAGGCAATTCTGGCGGGGCAGCGGCTGGCGATGCAGGACGCAGCAG CACATCTACACAGTGGCGTTTACCTATTCGCTCGCGCCGTGGCTGCCACGCAACCTATCTGGGCGGCGGGCTGGCACAGCCCGCGGTCACCGGAGCGATGCCGAAGAGGAAACTCCCGGCCCCTCTTCGGGCGAGGGGCGCGCTGCGGGCCGGCTCCGGGCGGGCAGCTCTCCCTCCtcggcggcggtggcggcggcggcgggtgTGCTCCGCTCTGCGGCCAGCGGCGGGCAGCGTCCATTGCAGCTCGGCGGGTCCGCGTCCGGAGTCCGGGGGCTCCGGCAGCCAGCGGGGGCACCCGGCCCCCGCTCCCCTAAACACCGCTGGCCAGGTGCGTTTATTTCTCATCCCGTCCTCTTCCCACAAATCCACCGTCTGCGGCCGCcgagccccagcagcagcccggCCAGCCCCCGAGTCACCACCGATCGCTCTCCCctctcgctctctctctctctttccctctcgTTTCAAGCTCTCCCCGAGGAGGAAACAGCACAGCGGGGCCGCTCGTCCTGCATTTCACCGCGCGGgaggcgccgccgccgccggaaCGCTTAAAACAAAGCGGAGAACAGTCACTTTCCACActgttcccttccctccccgCGCCGAGTAA